The following proteins are encoded in a genomic region of Arthrobacter jiangjiafuii:
- a CDS encoding vWA domain-containing protein, giving the protein MFEPVPGSGGAVIQPLSAGRRPPAGARPPGVSRPGFTDEPAELTDAGISAAPVDPAVQARMRQIAARLAMPRPRRDSTARRGSGALDSLPYRGGSDDIDLDRTLEVLAERPVPEDEDIVVRDRIRTRRSVVLAVDVSGSMKGERLQTAAAAVGALAAELHQDALAVIAFWSDAALLLPLGGELKPMELLDTLLRMPARGLTNISFPLELAHRQLARIPVRDARVLLLSDCVHNAGPDPRVAAARLPRLDVLIDTSAETDVDLGRELARSGRGTARTIRTYRDVAPAVSAVFST; this is encoded by the coding sequence GTGTTTGAACCGGTGCCCGGATCCGGCGGCGCGGTCATTCAGCCGCTGTCCGCCGGCCGGCGGCCACCGGCAGGCGCCCGTCCGCCAGGGGTGTCGCGGCCTGGTTTTACCGATGAGCCCGCCGAGCTGACTGACGCCGGCATCTCCGCAGCGCCGGTGGACCCGGCGGTGCAGGCCCGGATGCGGCAGATCGCTGCCCGCCTGGCCATGCCTCGTCCGCGCCGGGATTCCACTGCCCGCCGCGGCAGCGGTGCACTGGACAGCCTCCCCTACCGAGGGGGAAGCGATGACATCGATCTGGACCGGACACTGGAGGTCCTGGCTGAACGCCCCGTTCCGGAGGACGAGGACATTGTGGTGCGGGACCGGATCCGCACCCGGCGTTCCGTGGTGCTGGCCGTTGACGTCTCCGGATCCATGAAGGGGGAACGCCTCCAGACCGCGGCGGCCGCCGTCGGGGCGCTGGCCGCCGAACTCCACCAGGACGCACTGGCCGTCATCGCCTTCTGGTCCGATGCGGCCCTGCTGCTGCCCCTGGGAGGTGAGCTGAAACCGATGGAGCTGTTGGACACGCTGCTGCGGATGCCGGCACGCGGACTCACCAACATCAGCTTCCCGCTGGAACTTGCCCACCGCCAGCTGGCCCGGATCCCGGTCCGGGACGCCCGGGTGCTGCTGCTCTCGGACTGCGTCCACAATGCCGGCCCCGATCCCCGGGTAGCGGCTGCCCGGCTGCCCCGTCTGGATGTCCTGATCGATACGAGCGCCGAGACCGACGTCGACCTCGGCCGTGAGCTGGCCCGGTCCGGCCGCGGCACCGCCCGGACGATCCGCACCTACCGGGATGTCGCCCCGGCCGTCAGCGCGGTCTTCAGCACATGA
- a CDS encoding mycofactocin-coupled SDR family oxidoreductase, which produces MGRVEGKVAFITGAARGQGRSHAIRLAQEGADIIAVDICRQVGSVPYGMATAEDLQQTVKEVEALDRRIVAVEADVRDYNGLKAAVDEGVAQLGRLDIVSANAGIFSLGRTEELSEESWQDMMDINLTGVWHTAKAAIPHLKAGGNGGSIILTSSAAGLTGSENIGHYVAAKHGVVGLMRTLALELAPNMIRVNSLHPTTVSTDMILNDAAYRLFRPDLENPTKDDAREAFATINALPIEWVEAADISNALLFLASDEARYVTGVTLPVDAGVLLK; this is translated from the coding sequence ATGGGGCGTGTAGAAGGAAAAGTCGCATTCATTACCGGAGCAGCGCGGGGGCAGGGCCGAAGCCACGCCATCCGGCTGGCCCAGGAGGGCGCAGACATCATCGCGGTCGACATTTGCCGGCAGGTTGGCAGCGTCCCCTACGGAATGGCAACCGCGGAGGACCTGCAGCAAACCGTCAAAGAGGTTGAAGCATTGGACCGCCGGATCGTGGCTGTTGAGGCGGATGTGCGCGATTACAACGGGCTGAAGGCTGCAGTGGACGAGGGCGTGGCGCAGCTCGGCCGGCTGGACATCGTCAGCGCCAATGCCGGGATCTTTTCCCTGGGCCGGACGGAAGAGCTCAGTGAAGAGTCCTGGCAGGACATGATGGACATCAACCTCACCGGTGTGTGGCATACGGCCAAGGCAGCCATTCCGCACCTGAAGGCCGGAGGCAACGGCGGATCCATCATCCTGACCAGCTCCGCAGCCGGTCTTACGGGCTCGGAGAACATCGGCCACTATGTCGCAGCGAAACACGGCGTGGTCGGGCTTATGCGGACGCTGGCCCTGGAACTGGCTCCAAACATGATCCGGGTGAACTCACTGCACCCCACCACGGTGTCCACGGACATGATCCTCAATGACGCCGCTTACCGCCTGTTCCGGCCGGATCTGGAAAACCCAACCAAGGACGATGCCCGCGAAGCCTTCGCCACCATCAATGCCCTGCCTATCGAATGGGTAGAGGCAGCCGATATCAGCAACGCCCTGCTGTTCCTCGCCTCGGACGAGGCACGGTACGTCACCGGCGTCACCCTGCCCGTCGACGCGGGTGTTCTGCTCAAATGA
- a CDS encoding mycofactocin-coupled SDR family oxidoreductase — MGTLEGKVAFITGAARGQGRSHALRLAREGADIIAVDLCGPVDSVTDFYPPSTPEDLKETVRMVEALDRRIVAVEADVRDIGALTTAVNQGVAQLGRLDIVVANAGIFTFGSDTHQIDGQSWQDLMDINVTGVWHTYKAAAEHLIASGAGGSVIIISSLAGFKGLANVAAYTTTKHAIVGLMKVLANELGPLGIRVNTIHPNSIDTPMVKNTHTYKLFRPELDDPQADDAEPAFAGLNPMGKAWIEPEHVSNAVAWLASDQSYYVSGGQIPVDAAAAVH, encoded by the coding sequence ATGGGAACCCTTGAAGGAAAAGTTGCATTCATTACCGGAGCCGCACGGGGCCAGGGACGCAGCCACGCGCTGCGACTGGCCCGGGAAGGCGCCGACATCATCGCCGTCGACCTCTGCGGGCCGGTGGACAGCGTCACCGACTTCTATCCGCCGTCCACACCGGAGGACCTCAAAGAAACCGTCCGGATGGTCGAGGCCTTGGATCGCCGGATTGTGGCAGTGGAGGCGGATGTCCGGGATATCGGCGCGTTGACGACGGCCGTGAATCAGGGGGTGGCGCAGCTGGGGCGGCTGGACATCGTGGTGGCCAATGCCGGGATCTTCACCTTCGGCTCCGATACCCATCAGATCGACGGGCAATCCTGGCAGGACCTGATGGACATCAACGTCACGGGCGTCTGGCACACCTACAAGGCGGCAGCCGAGCACCTGATTGCCTCGGGAGCGGGAGGATCAGTGATCATCATTTCCTCCCTGGCCGGTTTCAAGGGACTGGCCAACGTTGCGGCCTACACCACGACGAAGCATGCAATCGTGGGCCTGATGAAGGTGCTGGCCAATGAACTCGGTCCACTGGGCATCAGGGTGAACACCATTCATCCCAACTCCATCGACACCCCAATGGTGAAGAACACCCATACCTATAAGTTGTTCCGCCCCGAACTGGACGATCCGCAGGCCGACGACGCCGAACCGGCCTTCGCCGGCCTGAACCCGATGGGCAAGGCCTGGATCGAGCCGGAGCACGTCTCGAATGCGGTGGCCTGGCTGGCCTCGGACCAGTCGTACTACGTCTCCGGGGGCCAGATCCCGGTGGACGCGGCCGCGGCCGTCCACTGA
- the mftD gene encoding pre-mycofactocin synthase MftD (MftD, an enzyme found in the mycofactocin biosynthesis locus, performs an oxidative deamination of 3-amino-5-[(p-hydroxyphenyl)methyl]-4,4-dimethyl-2-pyrrolidinone (AHDP). The resulting compound, now called pre-mycofactocin (PMFT), is a biologically active redox cofactor that can oxidize the non-exchangeable NADH of TIGR03971 family SDR-type oxidoreductases.) has translation MFRNPWFETVAEAQRRAKQKLPKSVYGALVAGSERGVTVEDNITAFSELGFAPHVVGQTEKRDLSTTVMGQQISLPVIISPTGVQAVHPDGEVAVARAAAARGTVMSLSSFASKPVEEVAAAGAPLFFQMYWSGSREAMLQRMDRARSAGATGLISTLDWSFSNGRDWGSPVIPEKMTVKAMARLAPEVIPHPRWLLDFAKSGRIPDLTAPNLTPPGGEAPTFFGAYGEWMQTPPPTWEDVAWLREAWGGPFMLKGVSRVDDARRAVDIGVTALSVSNHGGNNLDGTPATIRILPSVAEAVGDQVEVLLDGGIRRGSDVAKALALGARAVLIGRAYLWGLAANGQIGVENVLDILHGGLDSALRGLGRSSIHELVPEDLVIPPGFTRTLGNPLPVREY, from the coding sequence ATGTTCAGGAACCCGTGGTTTGAAACCGTTGCCGAGGCGCAGCGCAGGGCCAAGCAGAAACTCCCCAAGTCCGTGTACGGCGCCCTCGTGGCCGGATCCGAGCGCGGTGTGACCGTGGAGGACAACATCACTGCCTTCTCCGAGCTGGGCTTCGCCCCGCATGTGGTCGGCCAGACCGAGAAACGGGATCTTTCCACCACGGTCATGGGACAGCAGATTTCCCTGCCCGTCATCATCTCCCCCACCGGAGTGCAGGCGGTCCATCCGGACGGCGAGGTGGCGGTGGCGCGGGCAGCGGCCGCCCGGGGCACCGTCATGAGCCTGAGCTCGTTCGCCAGTAAACCGGTGGAAGAGGTGGCTGCCGCCGGCGCGCCGCTGTTTTTCCAGATGTACTGGAGCGGATCCAGGGAAGCGATGCTGCAGCGGATGGACCGGGCCCGGTCGGCCGGTGCCACCGGCCTGATTTCCACCCTGGACTGGTCCTTTTCCAACGGGCGCGATTGGGGCAGCCCGGTCATTCCGGAGAAAATGACGGTCAAGGCCATGGCCCGCCTGGCTCCGGAGGTGATTCCGCATCCGCGGTGGCTGCTGGACTTCGCCAAGTCGGGCCGGATCCCCGACCTGACCGCACCGAACCTCACTCCGCCGGGCGGAGAAGCCCCCACCTTTTTCGGGGCCTATGGGGAGTGGATGCAGACTCCTCCTCCGACCTGGGAGGATGTTGCCTGGCTGCGCGAAGCCTGGGGTGGGCCGTTCATGCTCAAGGGCGTCTCGCGGGTCGATGACGCGCGGCGCGCGGTGGACATCGGCGTCACCGCCCTTTCCGTGTCGAACCACGGCGGGAACAACCTCGACGGCACACCGGCAACCATCCGGATCCTGCCGTCGGTGGCCGAAGCGGTGGGCGACCAGGTGGAAGTCCTGCTCGACGGCGGCATCCGGCGCGGGTCCGACGTCGCCAAGGCCCTGGCGCTGGGTGCACGGGCGGTGCTGATTGGCCGGGCCTATCTGTGGGGGCTGGCAGCGAACGGCCAGATCGGCGTGGAGAACGTGCTGGACATCCTGCACGGGGGGCTGGACTCTGCGCTGCGTGGCCTGGGCCGTTCCTCCATCCACGAGCTGGTGCCCGAGGACCTGGTGATCCCTCCGGGGTTCACCCGGACGCTGGGCAATCCCCTGCCGGTCCGGGAGTACTGA
- a CDS encoding MDR family MFS transporter has translation MSIDRPAERPSTSPTARPVAPASDALDPRTKTVIGLLLVSSFVVILNETIMSVALPRLMADLNITAGTAQWLTTGFMLTMAVVIPATGYLLQRFSMRGLFMTAMSLFSAGTLLAALAPGFGTLLGGRIIQAGGTAIMLPLLMTTVLNAVPAHRRGQMMGTISIVIAVAPAIGPTVSGIILNALDWRWMFWLVLPIALLSLAVGAMKVQNLTETKRVPFDVLSIVLSTFAFGGLIFGLSSIGEAAQGKELMPLWIPLSAGVVAMAGFVLRQLVLQRTDSALMDLRTFTSRPFVVAIVLVLVSMMALFGCLIVLPLYLQNVLGLDTLHTGLLLLPGGAVMAILSPIVGNLFDRFGPRPLVIPGAVVLSAALWGMTLLTDETPVGLVILMHCLLNAGLGFIFTPLFTSALGSLDKSLYSHGSAIINTLQQLAGAAGTAVFITLMTTGTTAALNDGAGAIEAAASGVHTAFFWGAVISLVAVAASLLVRRPTNELPEGVVIH, from the coding sequence TTGAGTATTGACCGTCCCGCCGAACGCCCCTCAACCAGCCCAACCGCGCGTCCCGTCGCACCCGCTTCCGATGCACTGGACCCACGCACGAAGACCGTGATCGGCCTACTGCTGGTCTCCTCCTTCGTTGTCATTCTGAACGAAACCATCATGAGCGTGGCCCTGCCACGGCTGATGGCGGACCTGAATATCACCGCCGGAACCGCGCAGTGGCTGACCACCGGCTTCATGCTGACCATGGCCGTGGTCATTCCCGCCACCGGGTATCTGCTGCAGCGCTTCTCCATGCGCGGGCTGTTCATGACCGCCATGTCACTGTTCAGCGCCGGTACGCTGCTGGCAGCGCTGGCCCCGGGATTCGGCACGCTGCTCGGCGGACGGATCATCCAGGCCGGCGGTACCGCCATCATGCTCCCGCTGCTGATGACCACGGTCCTGAACGCGGTTCCTGCGCACCGGCGCGGCCAGATGATGGGCACCATTTCCATCGTCATTGCGGTGGCACCGGCAATCGGCCCCACGGTCTCCGGCATCATCCTCAACGCGCTCGACTGGCGCTGGATGTTCTGGCTGGTGCTCCCGATTGCCCTGCTGTCACTGGCTGTGGGTGCAATGAAGGTTCAGAACCTCACCGAAACCAAGCGCGTTCCCTTCGACGTGCTCTCCATCGTGCTGTCCACCTTTGCCTTCGGCGGACTCATCTTCGGCCTCAGCAGCATCGGCGAGGCCGCGCAGGGCAAGGAACTGATGCCGCTGTGGATCCCGCTCTCTGCCGGCGTCGTTGCCATGGCCGGCTTCGTCCTGCGCCAGCTGGTGCTCCAGCGCACTGACAGTGCCCTGATGGACCTGCGCACGTTCACCAGCAGGCCGTTCGTGGTGGCGATCGTTTTGGTCCTGGTCTCCATGATGGCCCTGTTCGGCTGCCTGATCGTCCTTCCCCTGTACCTGCAGAACGTGCTGGGCCTGGACACACTGCACACCGGGCTGCTGCTGCTTCCAGGCGGCGCCGTGATGGCCATCCTGTCGCCGATCGTGGGCAACCTGTTTGACCGGTTCGGTCCCCGCCCGCTGGTGATTCCCGGCGCCGTGGTGCTCAGCGCCGCCCTGTGGGGCATGACCCTGCTGACGGATGAAACCCCGGTGGGCCTCGTGATCCTGATGCACTGCCTGCTCAACGCCGGCCTGGGCTTCATCTTCACCCCGCTCTTCACCTCGGCGCTGGGGTCCCTGGACAAGTCGCTGTACTCCCACGGCAGTGCCATCATCAATACCCTGCAGCAGCTGGCCGGTGCCGCCGGAACAGCCGTGTTCATCACCCTGATGACCACCGGCACCACCGCGGCCCTGAACGACGGCGCGGGCGCCATTGAGGCTGCCGCCTCAGGGGTGCACACCGCCTTCTTCTGGGGTGCGGTCATCTCGCTGGTGGCGGTGGCGGCCTCGCTCCTGGTCCGCCGCCCTACGAATGAGCTGCCCGAAGGCGTCGTCATTCACTAA
- a CDS encoding mycofactocin-coupled SDR family oxidoreductase — MGRVEGKVAFITGAARGQGRSHALRLAQEGADIIAVDICSQMDTVHYPMATSEDLQQTVKEVEALDRRIVAIEADVRDYAALKAAVDDGVAQLGRLDIVCGNAGIAGFGRAEELSAGEWGDMIDVNLTGVWHTVKAAIPHLKAGGNGGSIILTSSTAGLMGIENSAHYVAAKHGVVGLMRTLALELAQDMIRVNTVHPTGVDTDMIQNSTIYELFAPDLDSPTREQIGERFQALNVLPIPWVEAVDISNAVLFLASDEARYITGVTLPIDAGSTAK; from the coding sequence ATGGGACGTGTAGAAGGAAAAGTCGCATTCATCACCGGAGCAGCCCGCGGACAGGGACGGAGCCACGCATTGAGGCTTGCGCAGGAAGGTGCCGACATCATCGCCGTCGACATCTGCAGCCAGATGGACACCGTGCACTATCCAATGGCCACTTCCGAGGACCTGCAGCAGACGGTAAAGGAAGTTGAAGCACTGGACCGCCGGATCGTGGCCATCGAAGCGGACGTTCGGGATTATGCCGCGCTCAAAGCTGCGGTTGACGACGGCGTCGCGCAGCTGGGCCGGCTGGACATCGTCTGCGGTAACGCTGGAATTGCCGGGTTCGGGCGTGCGGAGGAACTCTCGGCCGGCGAATGGGGCGACATGATTGACGTCAACCTCACCGGGGTATGGCACACCGTGAAGGCGGCCATTCCCCATCTGAAGGCCGGCGGCAACGGCGGGTCAATCATCCTGACCAGCTCCACCGCAGGGCTGATGGGAATCGAAAACTCTGCGCACTACGTGGCGGCCAAGCATGGCGTGGTCGGGCTGATGCGGACCCTGGCGCTGGAACTGGCTCAGGACATGATCCGTGTCAACACCGTCCATCCCACCGGCGTGGACACGGACATGATCCAGAACAGCACCATCTACGAGCTGTTCGCACCTGATTTGGACAGCCCGACGCGGGAGCAGATCGGCGAGCGCTTCCAGGCACTCAACGTCTTGCCCATCCCCTGGGTCGAAGCCGTGGATATCTCCAACGCCGTCCTCTTCCTCGCCTCGGACGAGGCCCGCTACATCACCGGCGTGACCCTGCCCATCGATGCCGGGTCCACCGCAAAGTAG
- the mftE gene encoding mycofactocin biosynthesis peptidyl-dipeptidase MftE, whose translation MLSELSALSWPEVPGGATVLVPTGSTEQHGPHLPLDTDTVIAVAVARAVAAELAGLGGEDGAAVVVAPALPYGASGEHQHFPGTVSLGSEALHAVLVELVRSLSTWARRIVFVNAHGGNVAPLARAVMQMNREGHRTAWVPCVAGAADAHAGRTETSLMLHLAPDTVELSRAVCGNTTPVAELMPAMTAGGVAAVSVSGILGDPAGAAAAEGEALLRAAVFSVLGRLDGTPDRHGCLQPRAVVS comes from the coding sequence GTGCTGTCGGAACTTTCGGCCTTGTCCTGGCCGGAGGTCCCCGGTGGTGCCACGGTGCTGGTGCCGACCGGTTCCACCGAACAGCACGGACCGCATCTGCCGCTGGACACCGACACAGTGATAGCCGTGGCCGTCGCCCGGGCGGTAGCAGCCGAGCTGGCAGGGCTCGGCGGGGAGGACGGGGCCGCCGTCGTCGTTGCCCCCGCACTGCCCTACGGCGCCAGCGGCGAGCACCAGCATTTTCCGGGAACGGTCTCGCTCGGAAGTGAAGCCCTGCACGCGGTGCTGGTGGAGCTGGTGCGGTCGCTGTCCACCTGGGCCCGGCGCATTGTGTTTGTGAACGCGCACGGCGGGAACGTTGCGCCGCTGGCCCGTGCCGTCATGCAGATGAACCGGGAGGGTCACCGGACGGCGTGGGTGCCGTGTGTGGCCGGGGCCGCGGATGCGCACGCCGGGCGCACCGAGACGTCGCTGATGCTGCACCTGGCGCCGGACACTGTGGAGCTGAGCCGCGCCGTCTGCGGCAACACCACCCCGGTGGCCGAGCTGATGCCCGCCATGACGGCCGGCGGGGTGGCTGCAGTGTCGGTCTCGGGGATCCTGGGTGACCCCGCGGGGGCCGCTGCCGCCGAGGGCGAAGCGCTGCTGCGCGCTGCCGTATTTTCGGTGCTGGGCCGGCTGGACGGCACCCCCGACAGGCATGGCTGCCTGCAGCCGCGTGCCGTGGTGTCATGA
- a CDS encoding AAA family ATPase gives MHTTDLTETRTRIAAKLVGRERELELTLAAVAAGRDIVLEGPPGTSKTTMLRAITDEWGIPLLFVEGNADLTPAKLVGHHNPARVLREDYSADNFVAGPLVEAMQTGGFLYIEEFNRAPEDTLNTLLAAMADRSIAVPRVGSIAAQPTFRVIASMNPYDNMGTTRLSTSVHDRLNRLAIGYQDDDAERGIVTLRTDADGPLGRDLTVDAVALTRATREHPDVRQGSSVRGAIDCVLVGLQLAGLRGVRDAGDPGYPALVYDAMVVSLSGRIHLDEAAETTPERVLREIWEDRFILNPAAAAPG, from the coding sequence GTGCACACCACTGATCTAACGGAGACCCGGACCCGGATCGCCGCGAAGCTGGTCGGCCGCGAGCGGGAGCTGGAACTGACCCTCGCGGCCGTCGCCGCCGGCCGGGACATTGTCCTGGAAGGCCCTCCGGGCACCAGCAAGACCACCATGCTCCGTGCCATCACCGATGAGTGGGGCATTCCGCTGCTCTTCGTCGAAGGCAACGCGGACCTCACGCCCGCGAAGCTGGTGGGCCACCACAATCCGGCCCGGGTGTTGCGCGAGGACTACAGCGCGGACAATTTCGTCGCCGGACCGCTGGTCGAGGCCATGCAAACCGGCGGTTTCCTCTACATCGAGGAGTTCAACCGCGCCCCGGAAGACACCCTCAATACCCTGCTCGCCGCCATGGCCGACCGTTCCATCGCCGTGCCCCGGGTGGGCAGCATCGCCGCGCAGCCCACCTTCCGGGTCATTGCGTCGATGAACCCGTACGACAACATGGGCACCACGCGGCTCTCCACCTCCGTACACGACCGGCTGAACCGGCTCGCCATCGGCTACCAGGACGACGACGCCGAACGCGGCATTGTCACCCTGCGCACCGACGCGGACGGACCGTTGGGCCGGGACCTCACCGTCGACGCCGTCGCGCTCACCCGTGCCACGCGGGAGCATCCGGATGTGCGGCAGGGATCCAGCGTCCGCGGTGCCATTGACTGTGTGCTGGTCGGCCTGCAGCTGGCAGGCCTGCGCGGGGTGCGGGACGCCGGCGATCCGGGCTATCCCGCCCTGGTCTACGACGCCATGGTGGTCTCCCTCTCCGGACGCATCCATCTGGACGAAGCTGCCGAAACCACGCCCGAACGGGTACTGCGGGAAATCTGGGAGGACCGGTTCATCCTCAACCCTGCCGCGGCGGCCCCCGGATGA
- the mftF gene encoding mycofactocin biosynthesis glycosyltransferase MftF (Members of this protein family, MftF, are glycosyltransferases, members of PF00535 (glycosyl transferase family 2). The encoding gene is found as part of the mycofactocin cassette, in Mycobacterium tuberculosis, many other Actinobacteria, and occasional members of other lineages. Mycofactocin itself, a putative redox carrier, is a heavily modified derivative of the C-terminal Val-Tyr dipeptide of the mycofactocin precursor MftA (TIGR03969).): MSLLPIGFRVRLAPDVRVSGGGTVLTGGAPLRVLFPGAAARALLENREFSVTDRRSRALADKLLGYGIAEPVTASLPPVSPAQVTYVVPVRDRPAALERLLHSIGSGKAVVVVDDASQDPDTIAEVAARHGADYLPLAENVGPAGARNAGLSRVLTPFVVFADSDMVLDPETVPQLLHHFADPLVALAAPRILGWNPGADRGWIFRYEDSRSSLDLGARSSLVHPRAKVSWLPAACLVGRVEALGSGFSPELRVAEDVDLVWALVRDGWRVRYDASVAARHEHRRELVPWLGRKAFYGTGAYELALRHGSNVAPAVLSPWSAAAMLALLAQRRWSVPAAAALAGWTTLRLASRLRRGPQPVVLAASLTGQGMLAALGQTSALLLRHWWPLTAVGVCVSRRIRRAALAAALADVVVEYVRTGTELDIVRFAVARRLDDLAYGAGVWLGAVRGRSLRALIPEITGRRT; the protein is encoded by the coding sequence ATGAGTCTGCTGCCGATCGGGTTCCGGGTGCGGCTGGCACCGGATGTGCGGGTCAGCGGCGGCGGAACAGTGCTGACCGGAGGCGCTCCGCTGCGGGTGCTGTTTCCCGGAGCGGCGGCACGGGCACTGCTTGAAAACCGGGAATTCTCCGTGACGGACCGCCGGTCCCGTGCCCTGGCGGACAAACTGCTTGGCTACGGCATAGCCGAGCCGGTGACCGCATCGTTGCCGCCGGTGTCTCCTGCACAGGTGACCTATGTGGTGCCGGTGCGGGACCGGCCCGCGGCGCTGGAACGGCTCCTGCACAGCATCGGCTCGGGCAAGGCGGTGGTCGTGGTCGACGACGCCTCCCAGGACCCGGACACCATTGCCGAAGTGGCGGCTCGCCACGGGGCGGACTATCTTCCCCTGGCCGAAAACGTCGGTCCTGCCGGTGCCCGCAACGCCGGGCTGTCCCGGGTCCTGACACCCTTTGTGGTGTTTGCGGACTCGGATATGGTGCTGGATCCGGAGACGGTTCCGCAGCTGCTGCACCATTTCGCGGACCCGCTGGTGGCCCTGGCGGCACCGCGCATCCTGGGCTGGAATCCGGGCGCGGATCGGGGCTGGATCTTCCGGTACGAGGATTCACGTTCCTCGTTGGATTTGGGTGCCCGGTCGTCGCTGGTGCATCCCCGGGCGAAGGTGTCCTGGCTGCCGGCCGCCTGCCTGGTGGGCCGGGTCGAGGCCCTCGGCAGCGGGTTCAGCCCCGAACTTCGGGTCGCAGAGGACGTTGACCTGGTCTGGGCCCTGGTCCGCGACGGGTGGCGGGTCAGGTACGACGCGTCGGTGGCCGCGCGGCATGAGCACCGCCGGGAACTGGTGCCGTGGCTGGGCCGGAAGGCGTTTTATGGAACCGGAGCCTACGAACTGGCGCTGCGCCACGGCAGTAATGTGGCTCCGGCCGTGTTGTCTCCGTGGAGCGCGGCAGCCATGCTCGCGCTGCTGGCGCAGCGGCGCTGGTCGGTCCCCGCCGCGGCGGCCTTGGCCGGGTGGACCACGCTGCGCCTGGCCAGCCGGCTCCGGCGCGGCCCGCAGCCGGTGGTGCTGGCAGCTTCACTGACGGGCCAGGGGATGCTCGCCGCACTGGGCCAGACCTCGGCCCTGCTGCTGCGGCACTGGTGGCCGCTGACCGCCGTCGGCGTTTGTGTCTCGCGGCGGATCCGGCGGGCGGCGCTGGCAGCCGCGCTGGCCGACGTCGTGGTGGAATACGTGCGGACCGGAACCGAGCTCGATATTGTGCGGTTTGCCGTGGCCCGCCGCCTGGATGACCTGGCCTACGGGGCCGGGGTGTGGCTGGGAGCGGTCCGCGGCCGGTCACTCCGGGCACTGATACCCGAAATCACCGGCCGCCGGACCTGA
- a CDS encoding mycofactocin-coupled SDR family oxidoreductase, producing MGRVEGKVAFITGAARGQGRSHAIRLAQEGADIIAVDLCDTIPGIGYPSATEEDLAQTVKEVEALDRRIIATKADVRDRAALQQAVDAGVAELGRLDIVVANAGICIMKPWDEVTPEIWEETVGTNLTGVWNTVQLAAPHLVTAGGGSIILTSSAAGLKGLPFLTPYVAAKHGVVGLMHAFATELAEHHIRVNSVHPTGVDTPMASGDGMAEMGAMLAAHPRVGAMMTNLLPVEMTEPVDISNAVLFLASDEARYVTSLTMTVDAGNTQY from the coding sequence ATGGGGCGTGTAGAAGGAAAAGTCGCATTTATTACCGGGGCAGCCCGGGGACAGGGCCGCAGCCACGCTATCCGGCTGGCGCAGGAAGGGGCGGACATCATCGCCGTCGACCTCTGCGACACCATCCCGGGGATCGGCTATCCCTCGGCCACCGAGGAGGACCTGGCGCAGACCGTCAAGGAAGTGGAGGCCCTGGACCGTCGGATCATCGCCACCAAGGCCGACGTCAGGGACCGGGCCGCGCTGCAGCAGGCCGTCGATGCCGGAGTGGCGGAACTGGGCAGGCTGGATATCGTCGTCGCCAATGCCGGAATCTGCATCATGAAGCCCTGGGACGAGGTGACCCCGGAGATCTGGGAGGAAACCGTGGGCACCAACCTCACCGGAGTGTGGAATACCGTCCAGCTGGCAGCACCGCACCTGGTCACGGCCGGAGGCGGCTCCATCATCCTGACCAGCTCGGCTGCGGGGTTGAAGGGACTGCCGTTCCTGACACCGTACGTTGCCGCAAAGCACGGGGTGGTTGGCCTGATGCATGCGTTCGCCACGGAGCTCGCCGAGCATCATATCCGGGTGAACTCCGTCCATCCCACGGGCGTGGACACCCCCATGGCATCCGGCGACGGCATGGCAGAGATGGGCGCAATGCTGGCGGCCCATCCCCGCGTTGGGGCCATGATGACCAACCTGCTGCCGGTGGAGATGACCGAGCCCGTGGATATCTCCAATGCGGTCCTCTTCCTTGCCTCGGACGAGGCACGGTACGTCACGTCGCTGACGATGACGGTCGACGCCGGAAACACGCAGTACTAG